One window of bacterium genomic DNA carries:
- a CDS encoding tetratricopeptide repeat protein, with protein MLSARRLSFESLIHIGLITLIILHTLVVSPYTFRSTELKTPIDQILILVLSLLYGGWRTRFVGTRDGGIKNPKSRVPTKWVRNPKLFLPLGIFLLLACFSTALSPYKLASLYEFANLISYALLFWIILVSVKDSQTIHLLLNVLLGVSLLVSLYGLAQYFGYDIFTGGGGVTSTFGNSNFLAGFLVVVIPLAITFSFRISHPLRGYPEFRNKGPEVRKGVNPPSPLPTKWGRHLPSVGYGILSLCLILCLGLTQTRGAWIAFGVEIILLIVIFSIRNPRSVIAVGLVLLFLSIGLLLLVQPATIQRVTSIFEPAGFDLTPSPEGVKSSIQVRLFIWQGTLRMFAAAPILGHGLGTFMINFPQFRPAGFHSGGLGHNTHHAHSEYMEILAEMGILGLLAFLWFIFTCLWIGVKKWGMLSGCLVSIIGLLVHSAFTVDLRFTSGVYLWLLLGLVVVMARPAEKLAPKVISPSKKRRPSKLDEPQAGAPNSKLIVAYSLLAIGLLILLIPFIIRPAQASLHLKRGDIAEKRGDYTTAIREYEQAISISPICYPAYYQAGYLYVEKIPDTKEALSTYQKLIKYAPNYAQVHYNQGLLHRKMGDLPLARAELQQCLKNNPYHKGSHFNLGLTWLDLGELREAEAEFKTTLELDPQDAASRERLVSIYFQQKRWDEAIAQSEALIQIQPENAAAHSNLGAVYSEKGDKGKAYYYLKKAVEVDPKFLVGYQNLWFFLNKEGRREEAAIEYQKMLKLKTSVIGDQ; from the coding sequence ATGTTATCAGCACGGCGACTCTCTTTTGAGTCTCTAATTCATATCGGGCTTATTACGCTTATCATTCTTCATACCCTGGTAGTCAGTCCCTATACCTTTCGTTCCACTGAGCTTAAAACCCCTATCGATCAAATTCTCATCCTCGTCCTTTCCTTACTCTATGGCGGATGGCGCACCCGCTTCGTGGGTACCCGGGATGGCGGAATAAAGAATCCGAAATCCCGGGTACCCACGAAATGGGTGCGAAATCCAAAATTGTTTCTTCCTCTAGGCATTTTTCTGCTTTTAGCCTGTTTCTCTACCGCTCTTTCTCCTTACAAGTTGGCCTCTCTTTATGAATTCGCCAACCTGATAAGCTACGCCTTGCTGTTTTGGATCATCCTGGTGTCAGTTAAAGATAGCCAGACAATTCACCTCTTGCTTAATGTTTTACTTGGAGTAAGCCTTCTGGTCTCCCTTTACGGCCTCGCTCAATATTTCGGGTATGATATCTTTACCGGAGGCGGTGGGGTGACCTCCACCTTTGGCAACTCTAACTTTTTAGCCGGTTTTCTGGTGGTGGTTATTCCCCTGGCCATCACCTTCTCATTTCGGATTTCGCACCCACTTCGTGGGTACCCGGAATTTCGGAATAAAGGCCCTGAAGTCCGAAAAGGAGTAAATCCGCCATCCCCCCTACCCACGAAGTGGGGGCGCCATCTGCCATCGGTAGGATATGGAATCTTATCTTTATGCCTAATTCTCTGCCTTGGGCTAACTCAAACCAGAGGGGCCTGGATTGCCTTTGGAGTAGAAATTATCCTTTTGATCGTCATCTTTTCCATCCGAAATCCAAGATCTGTAATCGCGGTGGGTCTTGTTCTCCTCTTCTTAAGCATTGGCCTCCTTCTCTTAGTCCAACCGGCAACAATTCAACGGGTTACCTCGATTTTTGAACCAGCCGGGTTTGATCTTACCCCTTCTCCAGAGGGGGTAAAAAGCTCCATCCAGGTTCGTCTCTTCATCTGGCAGGGCACCTTGAGGATGTTTGCCGCTGCCCCTATTTTAGGACATGGCCTGGGAACCTTTATGATCAATTTCCCCCAATTTCGTCCGGCAGGCTTTCATTCCGGCGGGTTGGGACACAATACCCATCATGCCCATTCAGAATACATGGAAATACTGGCTGAGATGGGTATCCTGGGCCTGCTGGCTTTCCTGTGGTTTATCTTCACCTGTCTCTGGATAGGGGTGAAAAAATGGGGAATGCTTTCAGGTTGTCTGGTAAGTATCATCGGCCTTCTCGTTCACTCTGCCTTTACGGTTGATCTTAGATTTACCTCTGGGGTTTACCTCTGGCTGCTCCTCGGTTTAGTGGTAGTAATGGCCCGGCCGGCAGAAAAGTTAGCCCCAAAAGTCATCTCACCATCCAAGAAACGCCGACCCTCGAAACTCGACGAGCCGCAAGCGGGTGCCCCGAACTCGAAACTTATCGTGGCTTACTCATTATTAGCCATTGGGCTTCTTATTCTACTTATCCCTTTTATCATTCGGCCGGCTCAAGCCAGCCTTCACTTAAAACGAGGCGATATAGCCGAAAAGAGAGGCGATTATACCACGGCTATCAGGGAATACGAACAGGCTATTTCCATCTCACCTATCTGCTACCCGGCTTACTACCAGGCTGGTTACCTTTACGTAGAAAAGATACCGGATACTAAAGAAGCCCTGTCCACCTATCAGAAGTTGATAAAATATGCCCCCAATTATGCCCAAGTCCATTACAACCAGGGACTATTACATCGAAAGATGGGTGATTTACCCCTGGCCAGGGCGGAATTGCAGCAATGTCTTAAGAATAATCCTTACCACAAGGGATCCCATTTTAATCTGGGGCTGACCTGGCTTGACCTGGGAGAGCTAAGGGAAGCTGAGGCAGAGTTTAAAACCACCCTTGAGCTTGACCCTCAGGACGCCGCCTCAAGGGAAAGATTGGTCTCCATCTATTTCCAGCAGAAGCGATGGGATGAAGCTATTGCTCAGAGTGAAGCACTCATCCAAATCCAACCAGAAAATGCGGCGGCCCATAGTAACTTAGGGGCGGTCTATTCGGAAAAGGGAGATAAAGGGAAGGCTTATTACTACCTGAAAAAGGCGGTAGAAGTTGATCCGAAATTTTTGGTCGGTTATCAGAATCTGTGGTTTTTTCTAAATAAAGAGGGGAGAAGAGAAGAGG